One genomic segment of Arcobacter porcinus includes these proteins:
- a CDS encoding L,D-transpeptidase Cds6 family protein, protein MKKILFITFFALTLFAKDYFTIYKTEGISGVENELKAELREKDSWMKYLENLDTRFGYYENKNFIIVATKHNKEMALYKKDGKDFMKLSNDSMIVGEKAGDKLLEGDLKTPEGAYDLTQKRTGLDQFYGPFALVTSYPNSFDRSLNKKGHGIWIHGMPLNGNRELFTQGCLAINNDKLKTLESSIDFRKSVLLTSHDDLIEAKKEDLAIILSSIFKWKDAWKDSDLETYLSFYSKDFKRIDKTDFEFFSAQKRNVFAKKEDKIIKLFNFDISPYPNSLGKNLYRAVMDEEYYSPAVKYVGKKELYLEVINGKIEILNED, encoded by the coding sequence TTGAAGAAGATACTATTTATTACTTTTTTTGCACTAACTCTTTTTGCAAAAGATTATTTCACTATTTATAAAACAGAGGGTATAAGTGGTGTTGAGAATGAATTAAAAGCTGAATTAAGAGAAAAAGACTCATGGATGAAATATCTTGAAAATTTAGATACAAGATTTGGATATTATGAAAATAAAAACTTTATTATAGTTGCAACAAAACATAATAAAGAGATGGCACTTTATAAAAAAGATGGAAAAGATTTTATGAAACTATCAAATGATAGTATGATTGTTGGTGAAAAAGCTGGAGATAAATTACTTGAAGGTGATCTTAAAACTCCTGAAGGTGCTTATGACTTAACACAAAAAAGAACAGGATTAGATCAGTTCTATGGACCTTTTGCACTTGTAACTTCATATCCAAACTCTTTTGATAGAAGTTTAAATAAAAAAGGGCATGGGATTTGGATACATGGTATGCCTTTAAATGGAAATAGAGAGCTTTTTACTCAAGGCTGTTTAGCAATAAATAATGATAAATTGAAAACTTTAGAATCAAGTATTGATTTTAGAAAATCTGTTTTATTAACAAGTCATGATGATTTGATTGAAGCTAAGAAAGAGGATTTAGCTATTATTCTAAGCTCAATTTTTAAATGGAAAGATGCTTGGAAAGATTCAGATCTTGAAACATATCTATCTTTTTATTCAAAAGATTTTAAAAGAATAGATAAAACAGATTTTGAATTTTTCTCTGCACAAAAAAGAAATGTTTTTGCAAAAAAAGAGGATAAAATTATTAAATTATTTAACTTTGATATAAGTCCATATCCAAACTCTTTAGGTAAAAATTTATATAGAGCAGTGATGGATGAGGAGTATTATAGTCCAGCAGTTAAATATGTTGGTAAAAAAGAACTCTATCTAGAAGTGATAAATGGTAAAATAGAGATTTTAAACGAGGATTAA
- a CDS encoding DUF2798 domain-containing protein — protein sequence MIDKKYDKYVFALIMGTVMSCIMSFIITFINLGFVDNFFFRWMEAFYKAAFCAIPIIAFVAPRVRKIVNIIVKQS from the coding sequence ATGATAGATAAAAAATATGATAAATATGTATTTGCACTTATTATGGGAACAGTTATGAGCTGTATTATGAGTTTTATAATTACTTTTATAAACTTAGGATTTGTGGATAATTTCTTTTTTAGATGGATGGAAGCTTTTTATAAAGCAGCTTTTTGTGCTATTCCTATAATTGCTTTTGTTGCCCCTAGAGTTAGAAAAATTGTAAATATTATTGTAAAACAAAGTTAA
- a CDS encoding DsrE family protein, with product MQKENLLLVWTNGDIEVANNFPLLYSSVVLDRNYWKTAHLMLWGPSILLVKNHNFIKEKIIHILSTGVKMSACIVCVDDYGAKEELEKLGIEITHTGELLTNALKDPSFSVLTI from the coding sequence ATGCAAAAAGAGAATTTGCTATTGGTTTGGACAAATGGAGATATTGAGGTTGCAAATAATTTTCCTCTTTTATATTCAAGTGTTGTTTTAGATAGAAATTATTGGAAAACTGCTCACTTAATGTTATGGGGTCCTTCTATTTTACTTGTAAAAAATCATAATTTTATAAAAGAGAAAATAATACATATTTTATCAACTGGTGTAAAAATGAGTGCTTGTATAGTTTGTGTTGATGATTATGGTGCTAAAGAAGAGTTAGAAAAACTTGGAATTGAAATTACTCATACAGGAGAGCTTTTAACAAATGCTTTAAAAGACCCTAGTTTTTCTGTTTTAACTATTTGA
- a CDS encoding ABC transporter substrate-binding protein: MNFSIKLKIFIYISLFLLHTNIYSKDLKKITLQLSWFDQFQFAGYYIAKEMGYYEELGLDVKIIPYEYGINIPKLIDENIVDFSVGRENLILEKTRYKNITAIYAMFQASPLILLTTEKSGIDSIFKFKNKIIMATKDDENEISLKAMMVSNNVNLKSMKFVDHTHNIYDLINNKIDIISAYTSKSPYILQKNSIKYNVFYPKDYGFDMYSDFLITNINFVKHNYKSVNNFKQASLKGWEYAYNNIEKSVDLILKKYNRQNLTKDELIFEANELKYLSYLNGSKLGEIKQDKVQRIFDLYNLLGLVPKDSNIDGFIFTKEENKFNRWIITNIIEKIDLAFIWNMIIVIFVLSILVVYRQYLITKVNKKLKNLVKIKTNRLKIMNQKLANRIKKELEINLEKDRILAQQQKMISMGQMIENIAHQWRQPLSIISTRASMIKLKNDLKMLEKDELNEALEQILNTATYLSQTIDDFRDFFRPRKEKDIFCLSKSIYKSIELSKLSFENSDIKLIFEEKDIDIFGYETELIQVFINAINNSKDALTQKNIEDKLVIINLIEKNSKVYIEFIDSALGIEDDILHKVFEPYFTTKHQYSGTGIGLYMSSEIVTKHMKGEIFMKNIDFEYKNKKYKGAKLTIVLDVIKK, encoded by the coding sequence TTGAATTTTTCTATAAAACTTAAGATTTTTATATATATTTCTCTTTTTCTATTACATACAAATATCTATTCAAAAGATTTAAAAAAAATAACTTTACAACTATCTTGGTTTGATCAATTTCAATTTGCTGGATATTATATTGCAAAAGAGATGGGATATTATGAAGAATTAGGCTTAGACGTTAAGATAATTCCTTATGAATATGGAATAAATATTCCAAAATTAATAGATGAAAATATTGTTGATTTTTCTGTTGGACGAGAAAATTTGATTTTAGAGAAAACTAGGTATAAAAATATAACTGCAATTTATGCAATGTTTCAAGCAAGTCCACTTATTTTATTAACAACAGAAAAATCAGGAATAGACTCTATTTTTAAATTTAAAAATAAAATAATAATGGCAACAAAAGATGATGAAAATGAGATCTCTTTAAAAGCTATGATGGTTTCAAATAATGTAAACTTAAAATCTATGAAATTTGTAGATCATACCCATAATATCTATGATTTAATAAACAATAAAATTGATATTATCTCAGCATATACTTCAAAATCACCATATATACTTCAAAAAAATAGTATTAAATATAATGTCTTTTATCCAAAAGATTATGGTTTTGATATGTATAGTGATTTCTTAATAACAAATATTAATTTTGTAAAACATAATTATAAAAGTGTTAATAATTTTAAACAAGCATCACTAAAAGGTTGGGAATATGCTTATAATAATATAGAAAAAAGTGTTGATTTAATTTTAAAAAAATATAATAGACAAAACTTAACAAAAGATGAGCTTATATTTGAAGCAAATGAGTTGAAATATCTATCCTATTTAAATGGAAGTAAATTAGGAGAGATAAAGCAAGATAAAGTTCAAAGAATTTTTGATTTATATAATCTTTTAGGTTTAGTTCCAAAGGATTCAAATATTGATGGTTTTATTTTTACAAAAGAAGAGAATAAATTTAATAGATGGATAATTACAAATATTATAGAAAAAATAGATTTAGCATTTATTTGGAATATGATAATTGTTATTTTTGTTTTATCAATATTAGTTGTATATAGACAATACCTTATAACAAAAGTAAATAAAAAGCTCAAGAATCTAGTAAAAATAAAGACAAATAGATTAAAAATAATGAATCAAAAATTAGCAAATAGAATCAAAAAAGAGCTAGAGATAAATTTAGAAAAAGATAGAATTTTAGCACAACAACAAAAAATGATATCAATGGGACAAATGATAGAGAATATAGCTCATCAATGGAGACAGCCTTTATCAATAATCAGTACAAGAGCAAGTATGATAAAGCTTAAAAATGATCTTAAAATGCTTGAAAAAGATGAATTAAATGAAGCTCTTGAACAAATACTTAATACAGCAACATATCTTTCACAAACAATAGATGATTTTAGAGACTTTTTTAGACCAAGAAAGGAGAAAGATATATTCTGTTTAAGTAAATCTATTTATAAAAGTATTGAGCTTTCTAAATTAAGCTTTGAAAATAGTGATATAAAACTTATATTTGAAGAGAAAGATATAGATATATTTGGATATGAAACAGAACTTATTCAAGTATTTATAAATGCAATTAATAATTCAAAAGATGCTTTGACACAAAAGAATATTGAAGATAAATTAGTAATTATAAACTTAATAGAAAAGAACTCAAAAGTGTATATTGAGTTTATAGATAGTGCTTTAGGAATAGAAGATGATATATTGCATAAAGTATTTGAACCATATTTTACTACAAAACATCAGTACAGTGGTACAGGAATAGGGCTATATATGTCAAGTGAAATTGTAACTAAACATATGAAAGGTGAAATTTTTATGAAAAATATTGATTTTGAATATAAAAATAAAAAATATAAAGGAGCTAAACTAACAATAGTTTTAGATGTGATTAAAAAATGA
- a CDS encoding fumarylacetoacetate hydrolase family protein, whose amino-acid sequence MNKIIFNKIEVTPSKLVCIGRNYIEHIKELNNELPSSMVFFMKANSSITDKLSIPNIDSSCHYEAEISFLIEKDKIVGLAFGLDLTLRDIQTELKNKGLPWERAKSFDASAVFSDFIEFKDDISKLGIELYINNELKQKADYSMMIHKPKDIIKEFKTFSSFEDGDILMSGTPKGVGKLIKGDVFLGKILYENKVILKQEFVVS is encoded by the coding sequence GTGAATAAGATAATATTTAATAAAATAGAAGTTACTCCTTCAAAGCTTGTTTGTATAGGAAGAAATTATATAGAACATATAAAAGAATTAAACAATGAATTACCATCTTCTATGGTTTTTTTTATGAAAGCAAACTCTTCCATTACAGATAAATTATCTATACCAAATATAGATAGTTCTTGTCATTATGAAGCAGAAATATCATTTTTAATAGAAAAAGATAAAATAGTTGGACTTGCTTTTGGTTTAGATTTAACTTTAAGAGATATTCAAACAGAGTTAAAAAATAAAGGACTTCCTTGGGAAAGAGCAAAATCTTTTGATGCATCTGCTGTTTTTTCAGATTTTATAGAGTTTAAAGATGATATTTCAAAATTAGGAATTGAATTATATATAAATAATGAATTAAAGCAAAAAGCAGATTATTCAATGATGATACACAAGCCAAAAGATATTATAAAAGAGTTTAAAACATTTTCAAGTTTTGAAGATGGAGATATTTTAATGAGTGGAACTCCAAAAGGTGTTGGAAAACTTATAAAAGGTGATGTTTTTTTAGGAAAAATTCTATATGAAAATAAAGTTATATTAAAACAAGAGTTTGTTGTAAGTTAA
- a CDS encoding tetratricopeptide repeat protein, producing the protein MKKVFVFLFGMFVLLFSDDVYNGAEAYVKADYELASELFNKACNDGKSLGCYNLGVMYENGEGVEQNYLKAVELHKQACYSNNFSGCHNLGVIYENGTGVEQDYKEALNYYKKACDGENILGCHNLGTMYATGQGVEQDFSKARELFIKACEDGVALSCYNLGFMYENADGVKQDLVKAKEFFKKACDYGIEDSCYSFKAIK; encoded by the coding sequence ATGAAAAAAGTATTTGTATTTTTATTTGGAATGTTTGTATTGTTGTTTTCAGATGATGTTTATAATGGAGCAGAAGCTTATGTAAAAGCAGATTATGAATTAGCATCAGAGCTATTTAATAAAGCTTGTAATGATGGTAAAAGTTTAGGATGTTATAACCTTGGAGTTATGTATGAAAATGGTGAAGGAGTAGAGCAAAATTATTTAAAAGCTGTGGAACTTCATAAACAAGCTTGTTATAGTAATAATTTTTCAGGATGTCATAATTTAGGAGTTATTTATGAAAATGGAACAGGAGTGGAGCAAGATTATAAAGAAGCTTTAAACTATTATAAAAAAGCTTGTGATGGAGAAAACATTTTAGGATGTCATAATTTAGGAACTATGTATGCAACAGGACAAGGAGTTGAACAAGATTTTTCTAAAGCAAGAGAACTCTTTATAAAAGCTTGTGAAGATGGAGTTGCTTTATCTTGTTATAATCTTGGATTTATGTATGAAAATGCTGATGGAGTAAAACAAGATTTAGTAAAAGCAAAAGAGTTTTTCAAAAAAGCTTGTGATTATGGAATAGAAGACTCTTGTTATAGTTTTAAAGCTATAAAATAA
- the purH gene encoding bifunctional phosphoribosylaminoimidazolecarboxamide formyltransferase/IMP cyclohydrolase has protein sequence MRALISVSDKSGVVNFAKELVNLGYEIISTGGTYKVLKDEGIKVVEANEVTKFPECFEGRVKTLNPFIHGGILHRRDKQSHLDQAKELGITGIDLVCVNLYPFKATIEKTNDFEEIIENIDIGGPAMVRSAAKNFDSVIIVTDVIDYDLVLNNLKNNTNTVEFRRDLMIKAYEHTASYDSMIANYMNKRFNNGFGDKQFIVGSKVFDTRYGENPHQKGALYEFDKQFSNKFKIVKGEPSFNNMGDISGAAKIAASFGKDKAVCIVKHGNPCGFAIKETLFDSYVEALKCDPVSAFGGVVAVNGTVDKKLAEKMNEIFLEVVFAANFTAEAIEVFESKKRIKLFAQDTEYLELANDDIDFKRVDGGFVYQEADKVLEDEVRNSKLMSKRVASEQEIKDMEIAYKIASLTKSNCVVYVKNSAMVAVGMGMTSRVDASKAALRKASDMGIDVNGAVLASEAFFPFRDSIDEAQKAGVKCVIEPGGSIRDDEIIEAANEYGMALYFSGIRHFLH, from the coding sequence TTGAGAGCATTAATTAGTGTAAGCGATAAAAGTGGTGTTGTAAATTTTGCAAAGGAGCTTGTAAATTTAGGATATGAAATTATTTCAACAGGTGGAACATATAAAGTTTTAAAAGATGAAGGAATAAAAGTAGTTGAAGCAAATGAAGTTACAAAATTTCCTGAGTGTTTTGAAGGAAGAGTAAAAACTCTAAATCCATTTATTCACGGTGGGATTTTACATAGACGAGATAAACAATCACATTTAGATCAAGCAAAAGAGCTTGGAATTACAGGAATTGACCTTGTTTGTGTAAATTTATATCCATTTAAAGCAACAATAGAAAAAACTAATGATTTCGAAGAAATTATTGAAAATATAGATATTGGTGGACCAGCAATGGTAAGAAGTGCTGCAAAGAACTTTGATTCAGTTATTATTGTAACAGATGTTATTGATTATGATTTAGTTTTAAATAATCTAAAAAACAATACAAATACAGTAGAATTTAGAAGAGATTTGATGATTAAAGCTTATGAACACACAGCATCTTATGATTCTATGATTGCAAACTATATGAATAAAAGATTTAATAATGGTTTTGGAGATAAGCAATTTATTGTTGGGTCAAAAGTATTTGATACAAGATATGGTGAAAATCCACATCAAAAAGGTGCTTTATATGAGTTTGATAAGCAATTTTCTAATAAATTTAAAATAGTAAAAGGTGAACCTAGTTTTAATAATATGGGGGATATAAGTGGAGCTGCAAAAATTGCTGCATCTTTTGGAAAAGATAAAGCAGTTTGTATAGTAAAACATGGAAACCCATGTGGATTTGCTATAAAAGAAACACTATTTGATTCTTATGTTGAAGCTTTAAAATGTGATCCAGTTTCAGCTTTTGGTGGAGTAGTTGCTGTAAATGGAACTGTTGATAAAAAGTTAGCAGAGAAGATGAATGAAATTTTCTTAGAAGTTGTATTTGCTGCAAACTTTACAGCTGAAGCTATTGAAGTATTTGAAAGTAAAAAAAGAATTAAACTATTTGCTCAAGATACAGAATATTTAGAATTAGCAAATGATGATATTGATTTCAAAAGAGTTGATGGTGGATTTGTTTATCAAGAAGCAGATAAAGTTTTAGAGGATGAAGTTAGAAACTCAAAACTTATGTCAAAAAGAGTTGCAAGTGAGCAAGAGATAAAAGATATGGAAATTGCTTATAAAATTGCATCTTTAACAAAATCAAACTGTGTAGTTTATGTTAAAAATTCTGCTATGGTTGCTGTTGGAATGGGAATGACATCTAGAGTTGATGCTTCTAAAGCTGCACTTAGAAAAGCTAGTGATATGGGAATTGATGTAAATGGTGCTGTATTAGCAAGTGAAGCATTTTTCCCATTTAGAGATAGTATTGATGAAGCACAAAAAGCTGGTGTTAAGTGTGTTATTGAGCCAGGTGGAAGTATTAGAGATGATGAAATTATAGAAGCTGCAAATGAATATGGAATGGCACTTTATTTTTCAGGAATTAGACACTTCTTACATTAA
- a CDS encoding methionine-R-sulfoxide reductase — MKYNELNEKERYVIEEKGTERAFTGIYNDFYEDGLYICKKCEAELYKSEDKFKSACGWPSFDDEIKGAIKRVPDIDGRRVEIVCSNCNGHLGHIFENEGFTSKNIRHCVNSISLKFIKN; from the coding sequence ATGAAATATAATGAATTAAATGAAAAAGAGAGATATGTAATAGAAGAAAAAGGAACTGAAAGAGCCTTTACAGGAATATATAATGATTTTTATGAAGATGGTTTATATATTTGTAAAAAGTGTGAAGCAGAACTTTATAAAAGTGAAGATAAGTTTAAATCAGCTTGTGGATGGCCAAGTTTTGATGATGAGATAAAAGGAGCTATTAAAAGAGTTCCTGATATTGATGGTAGAAGAGTTGAGATTGTTTGTTCAAATTGTAATGGACATTTAGGACATATTTTTGAAAATGAAGGATTTACTTCAAAAAATATAAGACATTGTGTAAACTCAATATCACTAAAATTTATAAAAAATTAA
- the purL gene encoding phosphoribosylformylglycinamidine synthase subunit PurL yields the protein MQKKEMSIEEIALAHSLTKDEFEHIKKILGREPNYLEVGIFSAMWSEHCSYKSSKKYLNGFPTKAPWVIQGPGENAGVIDIGDGYAAVFKMESHNHPSFIEPYQGAATGVGGILRDVFTMGARPVASLNSIRFASIEGDSETAKKHRYLLKGVVAGIGGYGNCMGVPTIGGETSFEECYTGNNLVNAFTLGLAKADEIFYAKAEGIGNPVIYVGSKTGRDGLGGAVMSSAAFDEDSESKRPTVQVGDPFTEKLLLEACLELFKTDLIVGIQDMGAAGLTSSSFEMAGRSGSGMIMHLDKVPAREEGMTPYDFMLSESQERMLICAKKGCEQAVIDIFEKWELDVAVIGEVTNTGNMELFWHGEKVADMPVQPVSEEAPMLDRPIAEPKYLETIKNISMDKEISNQIAFDEIFSDMEVVDKSWIYTQFDSMVQTNTIKGPGSLDASSIRVKETGRALAMSADCNTRFCYINPQLGAAAAVMESGRNVAMSGAVPKAITDCLNFGNPTNPEVMWQFKESCEGIKNACKSLNTPVISGNVSLYNETNGVSIFPTPSIAMVGVNECAENVLTSKIKANGNILYLLGDTKSEFGGSLYLKKFFGKVAGTHPEVNFEKELALWNTVIEANKAKLLRSAKDVNVGGVAVALAKMAVVGKIGVEVNLSLNESRDIFAESLSRAIVEVEPKNCEAFEKLASSNNITCVAIGKTGGDKIIINDIYKELDKVSDIYFNKFREVIEQDN from the coding sequence ATGCAAAAAAAAGAGATGAGTATAGAAGAGATAGCTTTGGCACACTCTTTAACTAAAGATGAATTTGAACATATTAAAAAGATTCTTGGAAGAGAGCCTAACTATTTAGAAGTAGGAATCTTCTCTGCAATGTGGAGCGAACACTGCTCTTATAAATCAAGTAAAAAATATTTAAATGGTTTTCCTACAAAAGCTCCATGGGTTATTCAAGGTCCAGGTGAAAATGCTGGAGTAATTGATATTGGTGATGGATATGCAGCTGTATTTAAAATGGAATCACACAACCACCCAAGTTTTATAGAACCTTATCAAGGAGCAGCAACAGGTGTTGGTGGAATCCTAAGAGATGTATTTACAATGGGAGCTAGACCAGTTGCTAGTTTAAACTCAATTAGATTTGCTTCAATTGAAGGAGATAGTGAAACTGCAAAGAAACATAGATATCTTTTAAAAGGTGTTGTTGCTGGAATTGGTGGATATGGAAACTGTATGGGAGTTCCAACAATTGGTGGAGAAACAAGCTTTGAAGAGTGTTATACAGGAAATAACCTTGTAAATGCATTTACTTTAGGTCTTGCAAAAGCTGATGAAATCTTTTATGCAAAAGCCGAAGGAATAGGAAATCCAGTTATTTATGTAGGAAGTAAAACAGGAAGAGATGGATTAGGTGGTGCAGTTATGTCAAGTGCAGCATTTGATGAAGATAGTGAAAGCAAAAGACCAACAGTTCAAGTTGGAGATCCATTTACAGAAAAACTACTTTTAGAAGCTTGTTTAGAACTGTTTAAAACAGATTTAATAGTTGGAATTCAAGATATGGGAGCAGCTGGACTTACTTCATCTTCATTTGAGATGGCTGGAAGAAGTGGTTCAGGTATGATTATGCATCTTGATAAAGTTCCAGCACGTGAAGAAGGAATGACTCCTTATGACTTTATGCTTAGTGAATCACAAGAAAGAATGCTTATTTGTGCTAAGAAAGGTTGTGAGCAAGCTGTTATTGATATTTTTGAGAAATGGGAACTAGATGTTGCTGTTATTGGTGAAGTTACAAATACAGGAAATATGGAACTGTTTTGGCATGGTGAAAAAGTAGCTGATATGCCAGTTCAACCTGTATCTGAAGAAGCTCCAATGCTTGATAGACCAATAGCTGAACCAAAATATTTAGAAACTATTAAAAATATATCTATGGATAAAGAGATATCAAATCAAATTGCATTTGATGAAATTTTTAGTGATATGGAAGTTGTAGATAAATCTTGGATTTATACTCAATTTGACTCAATGGTTCAAACAAATACAATCAAAGGTCCTGGAAGTTTAGATGCATCTTCAATTAGAGTAAAAGAGACTGGAAGAGCATTAGCTATGAGTGCTGATTGTAATACAAGATTTTGTTATATCAATCCACAATTAGGAGCAGCTGCTGCTGTTATGGAGAGTGGAAGAAATGTTGCTATGAGTGGAGCAGTTCCAAAAGCTATTACAGATTGTCTGAATTTTGGAAATCCAACAAATCCTGAAGTTATGTGGCAGTTTAAAGAGTCTTGTGAAGGTATTAAAAATGCTTGTAAATCTTTAAACACACCTGTTATTAGTGGAAATGTATCTTTATACAATGAAACAAACGGAGTAAGTATTTTCCCAACACCTTCAATTGCAATGGTTGGAGTAAATGAGTGTGCAGAAAATGTATTAACTTCAAAAATAAAAGCAAATGGAAATATTTTATATCTTTTAGGTGATACAAAATCAGAGTTTGGTGGAAGTTTATATCTTAAAAAATTCTTTGGAAAGGTTGCTGGAACACATCCAGAAGTTAATTTTGAAAAAGAGCTAGCACTTTGGAATACAGTTATTGAAGCAAACAAAGCTAAACTTTTAAGATCTGCGAAAGATGTAAATGTTGGTGGAGTTGCAGTAGCTTTAGCAAAAATGGCAGTAGTTGGAAAAATAGGAGTTGAAGTAAATTTATCACTAAATGAATCAAGAGATATTTTTGCAGAATCTTTAAGTAGAGCAATAGTTGAAGTAGAGCCAAAAAATTGTGAAGCTTTTGAAAAACTTGCTTCTTCAAACAATATTACTTGTGTAGCAATAGGTAAAACAGGTGGAGATAAAATTATCATAAATGATATCTATAAAGAGCTAGATAAAGTAAGTGATATCTATTTTAATAAATTCAGAGAAGTTATAGAACAAGATAACTAA
- the bioA gene encoding adenosylmethionine--8-amino-7-oxononanoate transaminase gives MKNILEIDKKHIWHPYNSLPTKTPILAVKKTKNCKIYLEDGRVLIDSMSSWWSAILGYNNKDIYKSIKKQAKIMPHVMFGGLTHKPAVKLAKSLVKMTGYPSLFLCDSGSVSVEVALKTAILYQKSKGKEKTKFIALKNSYHGDTLGAMSVCDPENSMHSLYGDYLSQNIFVETPNLGFEADYSFAIKDLENKLEKYHEQVAAFIVEPVVQGAGGMRIYNPKYLNEAKKLCEKYGVLLIFDEVATGFGHTGKLFAFMHTDIRPDILTIGKALTGGTLTMAAMLTKKEISDTISNSSIGVLMHGPTFMANPLACSVANAAIKAFTKINWEKRVKKIEKIFKEELEVLKDNNFVKDVRVIGSIGVVELKDNIYAAKLQDFCVQNGIWIRPFGKLFYSIVSYTIKEKELKKICKTMVKAIYSLEKKS, from the coding sequence ATGAAAAATATTTTAGAAATTGATAAAAAACATATATGGCATCCATATAACTCTTTGCCAACAAAAACACCAATCTTGGCTGTGAAAAAGACAAAAAACTGCAAAATATATTTAGAAGATGGAAGAGTTTTAATAGATTCAATGAGCTCTTGGTGGAGTGCAATTTTAGGATATAACAATAAAGATATATATAAATCTATAAAAAAACAAGCAAAAATTATGCCTCATGTTATGTTTGGAGGATTAACTCATAAACCAGCAGTAAAACTTGCAAAGAGTTTAGTAAAAATGACAGGATATCCATCTCTATTTTTGTGTGATAGTGGTTCAGTATCAGTTGAAGTTGCACTAAAAACAGCTATTTTATATCAAAAGTCAAAAGGAAAAGAGAAAACAAAATTTATTGCTTTAAAAAACTCGTATCATGGAGATACTTTAGGAGCAATGAGTGTTTGTGATCCAGAAAATTCTATGCATTCACTTTATGGAGATTATTTAAGTCAAAATATCTTTGTAGAAACTCCAAATTTAGGTTTTGAAGCAGATTATTCTTTTGCTATAAAAGATTTAGAAAATAAGCTAGAAAAATATCATGAACAAGTAGCTGCTTTTATTGTAGAGCCTGTTGTTCAAGGTGCTGGTGGAATGAGAATATATAATCCAAAATATTTAAATGAAGCAAAAAAACTTTGTGAGAAATATGGTGTTTTATTGATTTTTGATGAAGTTGCAACAGGATTTGGACATACTGGGAAATTGTTTGCATTTATGCATACAGATATTAGACCAGATATTTTAACTATTGGAAAAGCATTAACAGGTGGAACTTTGACAATGGCTGCAATGCTTACAAAAAAAGAGATAAGTGATACAATTTCAAATAGTTCAATTGGAGTTCTAATGCATGGACCAACATTTATGGCAAATCCACTTGCATGTAGTGTTGCAAATGCTGCTATAAAAGCTTTTACTAAGATAAATTGGGAAAAAAGAGTTAAAAAAATAGAGAAAATATTTAAAGAAGAGTTAGAAGTTTTAAAAGATAATAATTTTGTAAAAGATGTGCGAGTTATTGGAAGTATCGGAGTTGTTGAATTAAAAGATAATATTTATGCAGCTAAACTTCAAGATTTTTGTGTACAAAATGGTATTTGGATTCGTCCTTTTGGAAAACTTTTTTACTCTATTGTATCTTATACAATCAAAGAAAAAGAGCTTAAAAAAATATGTAAAACTATGGTAAAAGCTATATATAGTTTAGAAAAGAAGAGCTAA